The following proteins are encoded in a genomic region of Paenibacillus sp. FSL R7-0273:
- a CDS encoding cysteine desulfurase family protein, whose amino-acid sequence MKSIYLDHAASTPVHPEVAKVMYHILTEEYGNASSVHHSGRSAKRIVNGARDAIAGFLGCAPDEWVFTSGGTESDNLALLGAAAATVSKGKHIITTAIEHHAVLHTCEELERQGYSITYLPADSTGRVSVSDVEAALREDTVLISVMFANNEVGTVQPVEEIGRLAAGRGVLFHVDAVQALGIVPIVLRELPVDYMSFSAHKINGPQGIGGLYVRRGAPLLPRQHGGLQERGRRAGTESLVGAAGFAKAAELAVQGLEERREKALLLRSTLLGELDKRIGQDGYTVNGNLQHFLPNILNISFAGAGTDVMLMSLDMERIAAASGSACTSGSLEISHVLQAMKLPEELLRSAIRFSTGLGNTKEEIECVTQKVETILKRLRKKG is encoded by the coding sequence ATGAAATCCATCTATTTGGACCATGCCGCCTCAACCCCGGTTCATCCGGAGGTGGCCAAGGTCATGTATCATATATTGACTGAAGAATACGGCAATGCGTCCAGTGTGCATCATTCCGGACGTTCCGCCAAAAGAATTGTTAACGGCGCGCGCGATGCAATTGCGGGCTTTTTGGGCTGTGCGCCGGATGAATGGGTGTTTACCAGCGGCGGCACCGAAAGTGACAACCTGGCGCTGCTCGGCGCTGCGGCTGCCACTGTATCGAAAGGTAAACATATCATTACTACTGCTATTGAGCATCATGCGGTCCTGCATACCTGCGAGGAACTGGAGCGGCAGGGCTATTCCATCACCTATCTCCCGGCAGATTCCACAGGAAGGGTGTCGGTTTCGGATGTTGAAGCGGCCCTGCGGGAAGACACCGTTCTGATCAGCGTGATGTTCGCCAATAATGAGGTTGGAACAGTCCAGCCGGTTGAAGAGATCGGCAGGCTGGCTGCCGGGCGGGGTGTCCTGTTCCATGTCGATGCTGTACAAGCTCTCGGCATAGTACCGATCGTCCTCCGGGAGCTGCCGGTGGATTACATGAGCTTCTCCGCCCACAAAATCAACGGACCGCAGGGCATCGGCGGCCTGTATGTACGGCGCGGTGCGCCGCTGCTTCCAAGGCAGCACGGAGGGCTGCAGGAGCGCGGCAGACGGGCCGGAACGGAGAGCCTGGTCGGTGCAGCCGGATTTGCCAAAGCGGCGGAGCTGGCGGTCCAGGGGCTTGAGGAGCGCCGGGAGAAGGCGCTGCTGCTGCGCAGCACACTGCTCGGTGAGCTGGACAAGCGGATTGGTCAAGACGGCTATACGGTCAACGGCAATCTGCAGCATTTTTTGCCAAATATTCTGAATATCAGCTTTGCCGGAGCAGGTACGGATGTGATGCTGATGAGCCTGGATATGGAGCGGATCGCAGCAGCCAGCGGCTCAGCCTGCACCTCAGGATCCCTTGAAATTTCCCATGTTCTGCAGGCTATGAAGCTTCCTGAGGAACTTTTGCGTTCAGCGATTCGTTTTAGCACCGGTTTGGGTAATACTAAGGAAGAAATAGAGTGCGTTACCCAAAAAGTTGAAACCATTCTGAAACGGCTGCGTAAAAAGGGCTAG
- a CDS encoding DUF523 domain-containing protein produces MILVSSCLAGMKVRYNGTDCLENRLKALLDSGRAVAVCPELLGGFVTPREPAEITGGTGRDVLDGRARVIDRSGKDVTAMYLEGAQITLDTALKFSVSTVVLKQNSPSCGSAFIYNGEFTGIKMSGEGVTAALLRKNGIEVISEQELADRLGELE; encoded by the coding sequence GTGATTCTGGTAAGCTCCTGCCTGGCAGGGATGAAGGTAAGATACAACGGTACAGATTGTCTGGAAAATCGCCTGAAGGCTCTCCTTGACAGCGGCCGGGCGGTTGCAGTCTGCCCCGAGCTGCTGGGCGGGTTCGTAACGCCGCGGGAACCGGCTGAAATTACCGGCGGGACAGGCAGGGATGTACTGGACGGCAGAGCCAGGGTGATAGACCGCTCAGGAAAGGATGTTACCGCGATGTATCTGGAGGGAGCACAGATTACTCTGGATACAGCACTCAAATTCAGTGTGTCCACCGTAGTGCTCAAGCAAAACAGCCCCTCCTGCGGAAGTGCTTTTATCTATAACGGTGAATTTACAGGTATCAAAATGTCCGGTGAGGGCGTTACAGCCGCCCTGCTGCGGAAGAACGGCATTGAGGTCATATCCGAGCAGGAGCTTGCGGACAGGCTTGGAGAATTGGAGTGA